One window of the Asticcacaulis sp. SL142 genome contains the following:
- a CDS encoding alpha/beta hydrolase translates to MPRHRSGFLKVLFLTGRIALVAALGVYLLILGYLYVNQHNMLYESVTTVTAPKVDGVPGIEDIRLKTPDGETLRAWYLPPEEGKPLMLFFGGQGSGIHEHKWRYIRMYKEGVGFLALSYRGYAGSTGTPSETGLFTDAATAYDWLVTQGYTPERIVLHGHSLGSGLATWLATQRPARALILEAPFTAASDVGQERYPLLPVSFLMKDKYLSRDRIKDVHIPVLIAHGDRDTVIPFHHGVRLYDLANQPKTFARYEGSDHSTLVRDGLYERSIWPFLGVK, encoded by the coding sequence ATGCCCCGTCATCGCTCAGGTTTTTTGAAAGTCCTGTTTCTTACCGGACGGATCGCCCTGGTGGCGGCGCTTGGGGTCTATCTGCTTATTCTGGGCTATCTCTACGTCAATCAGCACAATATGCTGTACGAGAGCGTCACCACCGTCACGGCCCCCAAGGTTGACGGCGTGCCGGGCATCGAAGATATCCGCCTGAAGACCCCCGATGGTGAGACCCTGCGGGCCTGGTATCTGCCGCCGGAAGAGGGCAAGCCCCTGATGCTGTTTTTCGGCGGGCAGGGTTCCGGCATACACGAACACAAATGGCGTTATATCCGCATGTACAAAGAAGGGGTCGGGTTTCTCGCCCTATCTTATCGCGGCTATGCCGGATCGACCGGCACCCCCAGCGAGACGGGGTTATTCACCGATGCCGCCACGGCCTATGACTGGCTGGTTACGCAAGGTTACACCCCGGAACGGATTGTGCTTCATGGCCATTCGCTCGGCTCAGGCTTGGCCACATGGCTGGCGACCCAACGCCCGGCCCGCGCCCTGATACTGGAAGCGCCGTTCACCGCCGCCTCGGATGTGGGCCAGGAGCGCTATCCCCTGCTGCCGGTATCGTTCCTGATGAAGGACAAATACCTGTCGCGCGACCGGATCAAGGATGTGCATATCCCGGTGCTGATAGCGCACGGCGACCGCGATACGGTGATACCGTTCCACCACGGGGTCAGGCTATATGACCTTGCCAATCAGCCCAAGACCTTTGCCCGCTATGAGGGCTCAGACCATTCGACGCTGGTGCGCGATGGTCTTTATGAGCGCAGCATCTGGCCGTTTCTGGGCGTGAAGTAA
- a CDS encoding HD-GYP domain-containing protein gives MHKAPKLPDIAAKSLKLSELLGALSHALDMTEGQPEGHCVRCAYIGMHMADELELNDLQRWELYYVLLLKDLGCSSNAARICQLYLTDDLSFKRDFKEIDSDLSNILGFVMSHTGLKADLAARFRATINIFQNGGELSRELIETRCTRGADIARQLRFSEAVAIGIRDLDEHWDGKGQPQKLKGREISPYARMALLTQVVDVFHSSHGRLAAVNEVQKRAGTWFEPEMADAFLEASARPGFWEGLSDPGVNAHVYGLEPANHEVELDEDFLDDIAIAFGQVVDSKSPYTAGHSARVALYTDMMGEVLGLDAHVRRWLKRAALLHDVGKLGVSNTILDKPGKLDGDEWVQMQNHAFYTEHILSRISAFAELAQIAGAHHERLDGKGYPHGLAADQISFETRIISTADFFDALTADRPYRAAMPVGKALDIIGESVGTAIDPVCYEALKRAIDLIERNGIDDTLIINGQAPVMKVA, from the coding sequence GTGCATAAGGCACCGAAATTGCCGGATATTGCGGCAAAAAGCCTCAAGCTGTCGGAGCTTTTGGGGGCCTTGTCGCACGCGCTTGACATGACCGAAGGCCAGCCCGAAGGTCATTGCGTGCGCTGTGCCTATATCGGCATGCACATGGCCGATGAGCTGGAACTGAACGATCTTCAGCGCTGGGAACTATATTACGTCCTGCTGCTCAAGGATCTGGGCTGTTCGTCCAATGCCGCGCGTATCTGCCAGCTCTATCTGACCGATGACTTAAGCTTTAAGCGCGACTTCAAGGAAATCGATTCCGACCTGTCCAATATTTTGGGCTTTGTGATGTCGCACACCGGGCTGAAGGCCGATCTGGCCGCCCGGTTTCGCGCCACGATCAATATCTTTCAGAATGGCGGGGAGCTGTCACGCGAACTGATTGAGACGCGTTGTACCCGCGGTGCCGATATCGCGCGCCAACTGCGGTTTTCCGAAGCCGTGGCCATTGGTATTCGTGATCTGGATGAGCACTGGGATGGTAAGGGCCAGCCGCAAAAACTCAAAGGCCGCGAGATATCCCCCTATGCCCGTATGGCGCTTTTGACGCAGGTGGTCGATGTGTTCCACAGCAGTCACGGCCGGTTAGCGGCGGTTAATGAGGTCCAAAAGCGAGCGGGCACCTGGTTTGAGCCGGAAATGGCCGACGCGTTTCTTGAGGCTTCGGCGCGACCCGGTTTCTGGGAGGGCCTGTCCGATCCGGGTGTGAACGCACACGTTTACGGCCTTGAGCCTGCCAATCATGAAGTTGAACTGGACGAAGACTTTCTGGATGATATTGCCATCGCCTTCGGGCAGGTGGTCGATTCCAAAAGCCCCTATACCGCCGGCCATTCGGCGCGGGTGGCGCTCTATACCGATATGATGGGCGAGGTCTTGGGGTTGGATGCCCACGTTCGGCGCTGGCTCAAGCGGGCGGCTCTGCTGCATGATGTCGGAAAGCTGGGGGTTTCCAACACGATCCTTGATAAACCGGGCAAGCTGGACGGCGATGAGTGGGTGCAGATGCAAAATCACGCCTTCTATACCGAGCATATCCTGTCGCGCATTTCGGCCTTTGCTGAGCTGGCGCAGATCGCCGGTGCCCACCATGAGCGCCTTGACGGCAAGGGCTATCCGCATGGTTTGGCGGCTGACCAGATCAGCTTTGAAACCCGCATTATCTCTACGGCGGATTTCTTTGATGCTTTGACCGCCGACCGACCTTACCGGGCCGCCATGCCGGTGGGCAAGGCGCTCGATATCATTGGTGAAAGCGTGGGCACCGCCATCGATCCGGTCTGCTATGAAGCCTTGAAACGCGCCATAGACCTGATCGAGCGCAACGGCATTGATGACACCCTGATCATCAACGGTCAGGCCCCGGTTATGAAGGTGGCCTGA
- a CDS encoding ABC transporter permease, which translates to MNLHAVSAIYAFEMGRFLRTIFQSIASPVLSTSLYFIVFGSAIGSQMTQIGGVSYGAFIVPGLIMLTVLTESVSNSSFGIYLPRFTGTIYEVLSAPIAVGEVLLGYVGAAATKSVIIGTIILGTARLFVPFEIIHPLATAGYLVLIAVTFSLFGFILGILADGFEKLQIVPMLIITPLTFLGGTFYSISMLPPAWQTVTLFNPIVYLVNGFRWTFYGKADVNIAVSLGMTVLFMAVCVGIISWVFKTGYRLRT; encoded by the coding sequence ATGAACCTGCACGCCGTATCTGCAATCTACGCCTTTGAAATGGGACGGTTTTTGCGCACCATTTTCCAGAGCATCGCCTCACCCGTTCTGTCGACCTCGCTCTATTTCATCGTCTTTGGCTCAGCCATCGGCAGCCAGATGACGCAGATCGGCGGCGTATCCTACGGCGCATTTATTGTGCCGGGTCTAATCATGCTGACCGTGCTCACGGAAAGCGTATCCAACTCATCCTTTGGCATCTATCTGCCGCGTTTTACCGGCACCATCTATGAGGTACTGTCTGCCCCCATAGCGGTCGGCGAAGTGCTGCTGGGCTATGTGGGTGCTGCCGCTACCAAGTCAGTGATTATCGGCACCATCATCCTTGGCACCGCACGCCTGTTTGTGCCGTTTGAGATTATCCATCCGCTGGCCACCGCCGGCTATCTGGTGCTGATTGCCGTCACGTTTTCACTGTTCGGGTTTATCTTAGGCATACTTGCTGACGGGTTTGAAAAGCTGCAGATCGTGCCCATGCTGATCATCACGCCCCTGACCTTTCTGGGCGGGACGTTTTACTCCATCAGCATGTTGCCACCCGCCTGGCAAACCGTCACCCTGTTCAATCCGATTGTCTATCTGGTCAACGGTTTTCGCTGGACATTCTATGGCAAGGCCGATGTCAATATCGCCGTAAGCCTTGGGATGACGGTGCTGTTCATGGCGGTTTGTGTGGGTATCATTTCATGGGTATTCAAAACCGGCTACCGCCTGCGGACGTAA
- a CDS encoding ABC transporter ATP-binding protein, protein MDSIIAIKGLEKTYASGHKALKGIDLDIRRGEIFALLGPNGAGKTTLIGAVCGLVRPTGGTVIADGHDISKDFRAARAKIGLVPQELATDMFVTVWNTVAFSRGLFGLKPNKKYLEKILKDLSLWDKKDAKIATLSGGMKRRVLIAKALSHEPKILFLDEPTAGVDVELRRDMWQMVRRLREQGVTIILTTHYIEEAEDMADRIGVINKGEIMLVEDKTALMRKLGRTEVVIGLKEPTSAAPAIDGHTPLISADGLTLTYVIDGDENDEAPADLIKRLAQSGMDFTSINMNRSSLEDIFVTLVQ, encoded by the coding sequence GTGGATTCGATTATCGCTATCAAGGGCCTGGAGAAAACCTATGCCAGCGGCCATAAAGCCCTCAAAGGCATAGATCTCGATATCCGTCGCGGCGAAATATTTGCGCTGCTGGGGCCAAATGGCGCGGGTAAGACCACCCTGATCGGCGCGGTATGCGGCTTGGTGCGCCCAACCGGTGGCACGGTCATCGCCGATGGCCATGATATATCTAAGGATTTCAGGGCGGCCCGCGCCAAGATCGGACTGGTGCCGCAGGAACTGGCCACCGACATGTTTGTGACAGTCTGGAACACGGTTGCCTTTAGTCGCGGTTTGTTTGGCTTGAAACCCAACAAAAAATACCTGGAAAAAATCCTGAAAGACCTCAGCCTGTGGGACAAGAAGGACGCCAAGATCGCCACCCTGTCCGGCGGTATGAAGCGGCGTGTGCTGATCGCCAAGGCCCTGTCGCATGAACCGAAAATCCTGTTTCTGGATGAACCGACCGCTGGCGTCGATGTCGAACTTCGGCGCGACATGTGGCAGATGGTCCGCCGCCTGCGTGAACAGGGCGTGACCATCATCCTGACCACCCACTATATCGAAGAGGCCGAAGACATGGCCGATCGCATCGGGGTGATCAATAAGGGTGAGATCATGCTTGTCGAAGACAAGACCGCCCTGATGCGAAAACTGGGGCGCACCGAAGTGGTCATCGGCCTGAAAGAGCCGACCTCGGCGGCACCGGCCATCGACGGTCACACGCCGCTAATCTCTGCGGACGGGCTAACCCTGACCTATGTCATTGACGGCGACGAAAACGACGAAGCCCCGGCCGATCTGATTAAACGGCTGGCCCAGTCGGGCATGGATTTCACGTCCATAAATATGAACCGCTCCTCGCTGGAGGACATCTTCGTCACGCTAGTGCAGTGA
- a CDS encoding quinate 5-dehydrogenase translates to MRIVTAEEVRQKLSYDRLVTELPPRLRAETQVPARSQITIPREGEDDATLLLMPAWSPSVGGLKIVHVTPGNAARHKVSVNASYLVFDGTTHEHLALIDGAELTARRTAAVAAIAASRLAAPDAKRLLLMGSGRIASELAYAYRAVRPITQVSVYSPTRAHAETLAAKLSADGFEARVCNDLPAEVARADIIACATLSHQPIILGEWLNSHQHLALIGGFTPDMREADDAALRKGHVFVDTLTALSEAGDVKDLSFDDIRGTLRDLCDPDFDPPAGFTVFKSVGEASQDLAAASLL, encoded by the coding sequence ATGCGCATAGTCACCGCCGAAGAGGTTCGCCAAAAGCTTAGCTATGACCGTCTGGTCACCGAACTGCCGCCGCGTTTGCGCGCCGAAACCCAAGTGCCCGCCCGCAGCCAGATCACCATCCCGCGCGAGGGCGAAGACGATGCCACTCTGCTGCTTATGCCCGCCTGGAGCCCATCGGTCGGGGGCCTCAAAATCGTCCACGTCACCCCCGGCAATGCCGCCCGCCATAAGGTCAGCGTCAATGCCTCATACCTGGTGTTTGATGGCACAACCCATGAGCATCTGGCCCTGATCGATGGCGCAGAACTGACCGCCCGCCGCACCGCCGCCGTGGCCGCCATAGCCGCCAGCCGACTGGCCGCACCCGATGCCAAACGTCTACTGCTGATGGGCTCCGGACGGATCGCCTCGGAACTTGCCTATGCTTACCGGGCCGTGCGCCCGATCACGCAGGTCAGCGTCTATAGTCCGACCCGCGCACATGCCGAAACTCTGGCCGCAAAACTGAGCGCGGACGGCTTTGAGGCAAGGGTATGCAACGACCTGCCTGCCGAGGTCGCCCGCGCCGATATCATTGCCTGCGCGACCTTAAGCCATCAACCCATAATTCTGGGTGAGTGGCTCAACTCCCATCAGCATCTGGCCCTGATCGGCGGCTTTACGCCGGACATGCGCGAAGCGGATGATGCCGCCCTCCGCAAAGGCCATGTCTTTGTCGATACCCTGACCGCCCTGTCTGAGGCTGGGGATGTCAAGGACTTAAGCTTTGATGACATCAGGGGCACTTTGCGCGACCTGTGTGATCCCGATTTCGATCCGCCCGCAGGCTTTACCGTCTTCAAAAGCGTCGGTGAAGCCTCGCAGGACCTAGCGGCAGCCAGTCTGCTGTAA
- a CDS encoding LysR family transcriptional regulator has translation MLSPRRFLPSLSLLSAFEATARLGSITAAARELNLTQSAVSRQIAALEAQLEVNLFHRERQTVRLTSGGETYAREIREALKTIRTASLNLRANPMGGTLNLAILPTFGTRWLAPRLPTFLAQHPGITLNLKTRINTFDFRLETMDAAIHFGHANWPGTEMALLRTEEVVPACSPQLKARYDFREPNDLRQAPLLHLTSRPDAWERWLAAYGAGAESVQGMLLDQFATAAQVARSGLGVALLPTFLIEEELSSGQLVRALDLPLKSEEAYYLVWPFERAQHPPLTAFKQWLLNETASFR, from the coding sequence ATGCTGTCACCCCGCCGCTTCCTGCCGTCACTGTCGCTCCTGTCGGCTTTTGAGGCCACGGCCCGCCTGGGCTCAATCACCGCCGCCGCGCGTGAACTGAACCTGACCCAGAGCGCCGTCAGCCGCCAGATCGCCGCGTTAGAGGCGCAACTGGAGGTCAATCTGTTCCATCGGGAACGCCAGACCGTGCGCCTGACTTCCGGCGGGGAAACCTATGCCCGTGAAATTCGCGAAGCGTTGAAAACCATCCGTACGGCCTCGCTTAATCTGCGCGCCAATCCGATGGGCGGCACACTCAACCTCGCCATCCTGCCGACCTTTGGGACGCGCTGGCTGGCGCCGCGCCTGCCGACCTTTCTGGCGCAGCATCCAGGCATTACGCTCAACCTTAAGACCCGCATCAACACCTTCGATTTCCGGCTGGAGACCATGGACGCGGCCATTCATTTCGGCCACGCCAACTGGCCCGGCACGGAAATGGCCCTGCTGCGCACCGAAGAGGTCGTACCGGCGTGCAGCCCGCAGCTTAAGGCCCGCTATGATTTCCGCGAGCCCAATGATCTGCGTCAGGCGCCGTTGCTGCACCTAACCTCGCGGCCTGATGCCTGGGAGCGCTGGCTGGCAGCCTATGGCGCGGGGGCTGAAAGCGTGCAGGGCATGTTGCTCGATCAGTTTGCCACAGCCGCTCAAGTGGCCCGTTCCGGCCTTGGGGTGGCGCTTCTGCCGACCTTTCTGATCGAGGAAGAGTTATCGAGCGGCCAACTGGTGCGCGCGCTGGATCTGCCGCTTAAGAGCGAAGAGGCCTATTATCTGGTCTGGCCGTTTGAGCGCGCCCAGCATCCGCCGCTTACGGCCTTCAAGCAGTGGCTGCTCAATGAAACCGCGTCGTTCAGATAG
- a CDS encoding NAD(P)/FAD-dependent oxidoreductase: MSLTHGLWQATAPDAPHTATLTGDVRVDVAIVGAGYTGLSAALNLAERGLSVAVIEAKHIGFGGAGRNVGLVNAGMWVMPDELPKVLGAVHGERLLSVLGDGPQEVFARVAKHNIDCELQTAGTLHCAVGLSGIKELQQRAQQWQARGAAVRLLDAAETAQKMGSNAYPAALLDLRAGTIQPLAYVRGLARAAIEAGAKVFTGSPVSAIEAAGDQWRVVTDGGSVTANWVIMATDAYAKGPWDIIRTEQVHLPYFNMATIPLPEDIRRSILRQGQGAWDTAEVLSSFRMDAQGRLVWGSVGALRHGARGVHREWAKRAMTRVYPQLKGIGFEHEWFGWIGMTDDNLPRFHRFADRAVGVSGYNGRGIAPGTVMGRVLAEHVAGDLHADDLPLPVTTAKSADLRAAKEIYYEAGAAMLHAVEHRL; the protein is encoded by the coding sequence ATGTCACTCACCCACGGACTTTGGCAGGCTACGGCACCTGATGCCCCGCACACGGCGACGCTGACGGGTGATGTGCGAGTCGATGTCGCCATTGTCGGGGCGGGTTATACCGGATTGTCGGCGGCGCTTAATCTGGCGGAGCGGGGCCTGTCGGTGGCGGTAATCGAAGCCAAACACATTGGTTTTGGCGGGGCGGGCCGCAATGTCGGCCTGGTTAATGCCGGTATGTGGGTTATGCCTGATGAGTTGCCGAAGGTGCTTGGGGCCGTGCATGGTGAGCGCCTGCTGAGCGTGCTGGGTGACGGGCCGCAGGAAGTGTTTGCGCGGGTGGCTAAGCACAACATTGACTGCGAACTGCAAACGGCAGGCACCCTGCATTGTGCGGTTGGCCTATCGGGTATCAAGGAATTGCAGCAGCGGGCGCAACAATGGCAGGCGCGGGGGGCGGCTGTGCGGTTGCTGGATGCGGCGGAAACCGCGCAAAAGATGGGATCAAACGCCTATCCGGCGGCGCTGCTGGATCTGCGGGCCGGAACTATCCAGCCGCTGGCCTATGTGCGCGGTCTGGCGCGGGCGGCGATTGAGGCGGGGGCTAAGGTGTTTACCGGCAGTCCGGTCAGTGCGATTGAAGCTGCGGGCGATCAGTGGCGCGTGGTAACCGATGGCGGATCGGTGACGGCGAACTGGGTGATCATGGCGACCGATGCCTATGCCAAAGGACCGTGGGATATTATCCGGACAGAGCAGGTGCATCTGCCCTATTTCAATATGGCGACGATCCCTTTACCGGAGGATATCCGGCGCAGCATTTTGCGGCAAGGTCAGGGGGCGTGGGATACGGCTGAAGTGTTGTCGTCGTTTCGGATGGATGCGCAGGGACGGCTGGTCTGGGGCTCGGTAGGGGCGCTCAGACATGGGGCGCGCGGCGTGCATCGCGAGTGGGCGAAACGGGCCATGACGCGGGTCTATCCGCAACTCAAAGGTATCGGTTTTGAGCATGAATGGTTTGGCTGGATCGGCATGACCGATGATAATCTGCCGCGCTTTCATCGCTTTGCCGACCGGGCTGTGGGGGTGTCAGGCTATAATGGTCGTGGCATCGCGCCGGGCACAGTCATGGGGCGCGTGCTGGCCGAACATGTCGCCGGAGACTTGCACGCAGACGATCTGCCCTTGCCGGTGACAACGGCGAAATCGGCGGACTTACGGGCCGCAAAAGAGATTTATTACGAAGCCGGTGCGGCAATGCTGCATGCGGTTGAGCACAGGCTTTAA
- a CDS encoding aldehyde dehydrogenase family protein translates to MSADTRILLESLGVTSGHTGGTLKVHSPNTGELIAEVVETSVSQTVAHIDAAHQAYLQWRLIPAPKRGELVRLFGEELRAHKDALGKLVSVEAGKITSEGLGEVQEMIDICDFAVGLSRQLYGLTIATERADHRMMETWHPLGVVGIISAFNFPVAVWAWNACLALVCGDAIVWKPSEKTPLTALATHALFERALAKYKAAGFTAPEGLSALLIGGKAVGEALVDHEKVALVSATGSTAMGRAVGPKLAARFARALLELGGNNAAIIAPSADLDLALRGVAFAAMGTAGQRCTTLRRLFVHDSIYDAFVPRLKQAYGSVKVGHPLENGTLIGPLIDAHAFQGFEKALDEARGVGGKVTGGERVDINGAHSYYVRPALVEMDAHMGPVLRETFAPILYVMRYSDIRDAIDLQNAVGAGLSSSIFTNDIREAELFVSAAGSDCGIANVNIGPSGAEIGGAFGGEKETGGGRESGSDSWRAYMRRATNTINYGTTLPLAQGVKFDV, encoded by the coding sequence ATGAGCGCGGATACACGGATTTTGCTGGAAAGCCTTGGGGTTACGTCTGGCCACACGGGCGGGACGTTGAAGGTTCATTCGCCCAATACGGGTGAGTTGATTGCGGAGGTGGTCGAAACCTCAGTGTCGCAAACCGTCGCGCATATCGACGCCGCCCATCAGGCCTATCTGCAATGGCGGCTGATTCCGGCGCCCAAGCGGGGCGAACTGGTGCGGTTGTTCGGCGAAGAACTGCGGGCGCACAAGGACGCTCTGGGCAAGCTGGTCTCGGTCGAAGCGGGTAAGATCACCTCCGAGGGCTTGGGCGAAGTGCAGGAGATGATCGACATCTGCGACTTTGCGGTCGGCCTGTCGCGGCAACTGTACGGCCTGACTATTGCGACGGAGCGGGCCGATCACCGCATGATGGAAACCTGGCATCCGCTCGGTGTCGTCGGTATTATTTCGGCGTTTAATTTCCCGGTTGCCGTGTGGGCGTGGAATGCCTGCTTGGCGCTGGTGTGCGGCGATGCGATCGTGTGGAAGCCGTCGGAGAAAACACCGCTGACTGCCTTGGCCACCCATGCCCTGTTTGAGCGCGCACTGGCCAAATATAAGGCCGCGGGTTTCACCGCACCCGAAGGTTTGTCGGCGCTGCTGATCGGTGGCAAAGCGGTCGGCGAGGCTCTGGTAGATCACGAAAAGGTGGCGCTGGTATCGGCCACCGGATCGACGGCCATGGGTCGTGCGGTTGGGCCAAAACTGGCCGCCCGCTTTGCCCGCGCTCTGCTGGAACTGGGCGGCAATAATGCGGCGATTATCGCCCCCTCCGCTGATCTTGATCTGGCGCTGCGTGGGGTAGCGTTTGCGGCCATGGGTACAGCCGGTCAGCGCTGCACGACCCTGCGCCGTTTGTTTGTCCATGACAGTATTTACGATGCCTTCGTGCCGCGCCTGAAGCAAGCCTATGGCTCCGTCAAGGTCGGTCATCCGCTCGAAAACGGCACTCTGATCGGGCCTCTGATCGATGCGCACGCGTTTCAGGGTTTTGAGAAAGCGCTGGATGAAGCGCGCGGTGTCGGCGGTAAGGTGACCGGCGGTGAGCGCGTCGATATTAACGGTGCTCATAGCTATTACGTGCGTCCGGCGCTGGTCGAAATGGATGCCCACATGGGGCCGGTTCTGCGGGAAACCTTCGCGCCGATCCTCTATGTCATGCGCTATTCGGATATCCGTGACGCGATTGATCTGCAAAACGCCGTGGGGGCGGGCCTGTCGTCGTCGATCTTTACCAACGATATCCGCGAAGCCGAATTGTTTGTCTCGGCCGCAGGTTCCGATTGCGGTATCGCCAATGTCAATATCGGGCCATCGGGGGCGGAAATCGGCGGGGCGTTTGGCGGCGAAAAAGAAACCGGCGGCGGGCGTGAATCGGGCTCAGACTCGTGGCGCGCCTATATGCGCCGCGCCACCAACACCATCAACTACGGCACGACCCTGCCCTTGGCTCAGGGGGTCAAGTTTGATGTTTAA
- a CDS encoding acyl-CoA dehydrogenase: MFNWSDPFLLDAQLSDEDRMIRDAAHDYAQSSLMPRVLKAYAEEDTDRAIFTEMGERGLLGATLPEEYGGAGASYVAYGLIAREVERVDSGYRSMMSVQSSLVMYPIHAYGSEAQKQKYLPKLASGEWIGCFGLTEPDAGSDPGSMRSVARKTDGGYVLNGTKMWISNSPIADVFVVWAKLDGVIRGFVLDKGLTGLSAPKIHGKLSLRASITGEIVMDNVEVGGDAILPDASGLKGPFGCLNRARYGIAWGVMGAAEDCWHRARQYGLDRVQFGRPLAQTQLFQKKLADMQTEITLGLQAALRVGQLFDAGQMQPEMISLIKRNNCGKALEIARHARDMHGGNGIHEEYHVMRHAQNLESVNTYEGTHDVHALILGRAQTGLQAFY; this comes from the coding sequence ATGTTTAACTGGAGCGATCCGTTTTTGCTCGACGCTCAACTATCCGATGAAGATCGGATGATCCGGGATGCGGCGCATGACTATGCGCAATCGTCGCTGATGCCGCGGGTGCTGAAAGCCTATGCCGAAGAAGATACCGACCGCGCCATCTTCACCGAGATGGGTGAACGCGGATTGTTAGGGGCGACCCTGCCGGAGGAATACGGTGGCGCGGGGGCCAGTTATGTCGCTTACGGTCTGATCGCGCGTGAGGTCGAGCGGGTCGATAGCGGCTATCGCTCGATGATGAGCGTGCAGTCATCCTTGGTCATGTATCCGATCCATGCCTATGGCTCTGAGGCGCAAAAGCAGAAATATCTCCCCAAGCTGGCGTCGGGCGAATGGATCGGCTGTTTTGGGTTGACGGAGCCGGATGCCGGCTCTGACCCCGGTTCGATGCGGTCTGTGGCACGCAAAACTGACGGCGGTTATGTGCTGAATGGCACCAAGATGTGGATCTCCAATTCCCCCATCGCCGATGTGTTTGTGGTCTGGGCTAAGCTGGACGGGGTGATCCGCGGCTTTGTTTTGGACAAGGGATTGACGGGCCTGAGCGCCCCGAAAATCCACGGCAAGCTGTCCTTGCGCGCCTCGATCACCGGTGAGATTGTCATGGACAATGTCGAGGTTGGTGGCGACGCCATTCTGCCCGATGCCTCCGGCCTCAAAGGGCCATTCGGGTGTCTGAACCGGGCGCGCTATGGGATTGCCTGGGGCGTGATGGGCGCGGCGGAAGACTGCTGGCATCGGGCGCGGCAATACGGCCTTGACCGGGTGCAGTTCGGCCGGCCTTTGGCGCAGACGCAGTTGTTCCAGAAGAAGCTGGCCGACATGCAGACCGAGATTACGCTGGGCCTGCAGGCGGCGCTTCGGGTGGGGCAATTGTTTGATGCCGGACAGATGCAGCCTGAGATGATCTCGCTCATCAAGCGCAACAATTGTGGCAAGGCGCTGGAGATTGCCCGTCACGCCCGCGACATGCACGGCGGCAACGGCATCCATGAAGAATACCACGTCATGCGCCACGCCCAGAACCTGGAGAGCGTCAATACCTACGAAGGCACCCACGATGTCCATGCGCTGATCCTCGGTCGTGCGCAAACGGGCCTTCAGGCGTTTTATTGA